One genomic region from Evansella sp. LMS18 encodes:
- a CDS encoding IS256 family transposase, with amino-acid sequence MTQLNITINLDQLKEEVENSTLGSPVKASLTLILNSLMEKERDEYINAIPYERSEDRTGQRNGYYSRELMTGAGGLTLKVPRTRDGEFSTTIFEKYNRCDQALVLSMIEMVVNGVSTRKVTKIVEELCGKSVSKSQVSNLLKSLDPIVNEWRNRPLNVHYYPYLYVDAMYIKVRENNKVVSKAVHIACGITQDGHREIIGLKVTHGESVRSWTAFFEDLKGRGIQSPKMVISDAHKGLVASIQETFLGTSWQRCYFHFSRNIVDAMPKKGSEEAKHELKAIFRVPEVALARDLKEKFVQKYETVKGFTKAVQILDEGFEDAIQFHAYPSEHHISLRTTNMLERLNREVRRREKVIQIFPNDQSAIRLIGSVLMDIDEKWTNQKKPFLKQN; translated from the coding sequence ATGACCCAACTCAATATTACTATAAATTTGGACCAACTAAAAGAGGAAGTAGAGAACAGTACACTAGGTTCTCCTGTGAAAGCGTCTTTGACCCTTATTCTTAATTCATTGATGGAAAAAGAAAGAGATGAATACATTAATGCCATACCTTACGAGCGCTCGGAAGACCGTACGGGACAGCGTAACGGGTATTATTCCCGTGAACTCATGACTGGCGCAGGTGGTCTCACCCTTAAGGTCCCTCGTACGAGAGACGGAGAATTTTCCACGACCATCTTTGAAAAATACAACCGATGTGACCAGGCATTAGTTCTGTCTATGATTGAAATGGTTGTTAATGGCGTTTCCACACGCAAAGTAACTAAGATTGTGGAAGAATTATGCGGGAAGAGTGTCTCGAAATCACAGGTCTCTAACTTGTTAAAATCCCTGGATCCCATTGTAAACGAATGGCGAAACCGCCCACTTAACGTGCATTACTACCCGTACTTATACGTGGACGCTATGTATATTAAAGTTCGTGAGAACAATAAAGTAGTTTCCAAAGCCGTCCATATTGCTTGTGGGATTACTCAGGATGGGCATCGGGAAATCATAGGGCTTAAAGTTACTCATGGCGAATCTGTACGCAGCTGGACTGCTTTCTTTGAGGATCTTAAGGGAAGAGGCATTCAGTCTCCTAAAATGGTGATCTCCGATGCCCACAAGGGGCTAGTCGCCTCCATTCAGGAAACATTTCTGGGCACGTCCTGGCAGCGCTGTTATTTTCACTTTTCCAGAAATATCGTTGATGCCATGCCCAAGAAAGGCAGCGAAGAAGCCAAACATGAACTTAAAGCCATTTTTAGAGTGCCTGAAGTGGCCCTTGCCCGGGATCTCAAAGAAAAGTTTGTGCAAAAGTACGAAACAGTAAAAGGATTTACAAAAGCAGTTCAGATATTAGATGAAGGATTCGAGGATGCCATTCAATTTCACGCTTATCCAAGTGAGCACCATATCAGTTTGCGCACTACCAATATGCTTGAACGCTTAAACCGTGAGGTTCGAAGAAGAGAAAAAGTCATTCAAATCTTTCCAAATGACCAATCGGCCATCCGACTAATCGGGTCTGTTCTAATGGACATCGACGAGAAATGGACGAACCAAAAAAAGCCTTTCCTTAAGCAAAATTAA